GTAAGAAATATTCATCCTCTAGTATAAGATCAATTATTTCACCATTTCGGATAATAGAGATGAATTAAAGCCACCAAAAATGTTCAATCAAGGTTATAAAGTCGGCAACTTTATTTACCGTAGGAACACAAATTCTcgttatagacggacactatccgtctatacgtatagacggataccattttccctcataaaatacccatttgccataaagtaggaagcacatgagggtgccccaccttatccccctacccattttattagaggtttttacccgtctgttcgctcCACCCGTCTATTCCAAGACCTATTGCCTAGGAAAAACAATGATTAACTACCACTTAGTTGAAAATAAAGTCTAACTTCCCCTTGTTATATTGTCTCCTCTTTGTTATTTGTGCCACAACAAGTAAAAGCTAAACAAAAAAACTAATCCTGATCATATAAGAATACCGTTCGTTTTTATATACAATATTTAATTACTCTCTTCTATTTCGAATAAGTGTCTCATTTGGACAATGACATgaaaattaaggaatatagttaaaataatgaaaattattttataggggtaagaatataagagttaaataatgaaaagtattgaatatgatgggttaTGGCCTTATGGGTGgttggggtggtaaataaagaaaagagctaagggtaaaaaagtaaaaaatcatgtccaaatatggcaaatagAACAGTTATATGAATTGACAAAAATGGCAAATGAGACACTTGTttagaatagaagggagtattaTAAACAAATAACATGGACTCCTTAAATAGGATTTTTTACGGGTAATAAAAAAACTCATAACTACGGTGATAAACTCAAAATTGGAAAGACAAAGACTAAAACGATATACAGAAACTAGTTTTAAAttcgtgcaaaattgcacgagtATGTATTTAGGTCGATATGAATGtttttttgatgaatttttaCATTTGCATTTCTACTATAATAATCTAATCCCCCTTATACTAAGAGAATAAGAAAActgaaaattttcccgcctaaatgctaTTAGCTAGAAATTGGGCCTAATTTTATCTAGACATGTATTGGACCTAATATATGGCCTTTATGTGTCACAGACTCACAATATCTTATCAAACACCACAACTTTTATAGTTGGGCTAAATGTGTTTTATTGATTATTATCTCATTAGTCCAATATATTTATCTTAAATAtcataaatattatatttaaaaCGTATGCAAATTTTACTCATTTTATTAAAATTAGTGTGTACTTTTCACTTTTttattctttaaattttttactccgtttaaattgttactccgtatgtagtaacaaaaattacaaaaatagttaTGCTTCAAATACGTAAAAATAAGCATAAGTTTTGTAAATAATCTTATTTTTTTAAATATAAACTTATTCCGAGTAAAAATGAAAGATTCGCTCTATTTTAATTCTTAGTATTTTTGCACATTaacaattgtagataattaaaaataaaatttatagtTCATTTATATACTATTATTAGTTCTCTACACATGACCatctaaaataccgtgcattcgCACGGGCTCTACACTAGttattaattatgtaattatgtaattcattccgattacatgcaattaatttcatttattccgattttaTGTGATTATTTCATAAAAAAATTCTAAGACGGAAgttgtcgcatgtttgtattgACAGACGATTTGAATAAATAAATTCTTTGCACACCAACGGGATCCACCATAACctgtatttccaaaaaaaaaaattaaaaaaataagggTTGTACAAATGACGTGGCTTAATCTTGATTGaatattgtcttctgaattaataaagataagataggGGTTGAAGTGTTGAACCTAAACTAATTAAACCCCATTAGAAGCATATTtggaaatgtaaaaaaaaaaaaaaaaaaaaaaaaaaaaaaaaaactaaattagTCAAACCCCATTAGAAACATATTTGGAAATGTTAAAAAGAGAAGTTACGAGTGAAATTGGAAATTTATACTCTCTATAATATAAAAGGCAAGTCTTTTTTTGGCTTTTGATTGACGGCTTAGTTTCTACATATGGGTCTTTCATATTTCCTATTctatttaatattttaattaccTTCACTCAACCAATTCTTATTTATATCTTCAAttcctattttaattatttatgttataacataagttaaaatgtcactatttacataaaatgttgCGATTTACGTACATTTAACGAGTCTAACATGTCAAATACTTTTAatataattctaacaaaatacgattgtatattatctgatattcaaatctacgagtaatatttatcaaatattcgaaTCTCCAAATATGGACTATTTATATTGTCATGATATTAAACAGTTAATCACGCTCAATTATATAAGCGTGTATTTAATAATAGCGCCTGCTATTACGACATGTGTATTGTTTtacacgggtataaaactagtggGATATAAAACTCGACAACCAAGTGTGGGACAGAGTGAAACTGATAAGTTGCGAGTGAAATTGGATAAGTGAATATTTGGAAATGtaagaaaaaaaggagaaataTAAAAAGAATAAGATGTATAATTGAGTGATGGAGCAAGTAATCCAAAACCAAAAGCTAATTCTCCTCTCCTCTTTAAAAACGTAAGAGAGTTGACGATTAGTTGAGGAGGGAGCTGAGCTGGTTGTACaaaactaaattaaaaaaaaaaaatggaggaaGTAGAGATTGAAGAAAAGCAACAAGTTATTAAAGTATTGGATCTGTTAAAACAAGCTTCTGAGGATATTCAATCAAACCCGGTTAAAAGCATATCTGAGGGGTCCGCCATTAATGCGTTGCTTGAGCTTCAGACCGAGTCACACACCCTTCTTTCTGACCCATGCCTTAGTCAACTCTCCAACCATCTGTCTTACCTCAAGACCCTCGTTGAGACCCTCCAGAATACGGGGGACGGCAGCGGCGGAGGAGGACTGAGATCGTTCCTACGTCGTCGATTGTGGATTCACCAGATCGCCCGAGTGGCGGAGTCGATAGAGTGGGAGCTGCAGGCCTGGATCGACAGGGAGCTGGTGGAGTCACTGGTGAAGGCTGACTACTCTGATGATGATCAACTCAGCAGCCTTCTGAGTCGATTTCAGGACAGAGTCTCCCAAGGCTTCAACCGTGAGCTGCAGGACCTGCTTCTTAAATCAAGGGTCTTCTCGGAGCTGGAGTCCATCCTCACCAACCCTGCTTACTCAGTCAGCCTCAGGGAACAAGCCGCTCTCGCTATTGACTCCCTCATTGGTTTTAACAAAAACGTGTTCGTAGGACAGGTGTTGATGGGTCCCACTACAAAGGCACTCATTAGTATGGGGTCTGCGTCTTCCTTGAAAGTGCTGTGTTCATTGATCAGGTCAATTAAATCCCCGTTGGTGGACGAGATTGAGGGTGAGGACCAAATTGGAGCCATCATCGGGTATATGTGCAGCTCCCACTCCCAGAGTACGGAAACGCAGGTAATAGCACTGGAATGCGTGATGGAGATAGGTTACTACGGCAGAAAGGAGGCGGTGGAGGCCATGATAAAGGCCCAAGTGGTGGAGAAGCTATTGGAGATGCAGAGATGGGACATGACGACGATGATGAAAGAGAGTAGTGAGGAGGAGTACTTGGAGATGCATCCGTTTGCAAGCTGCGTAGGGAGGTTTGCAGTGCAACTAGAAGTAGGAGAAGGGTTGAGGCAGAGAGAGAAGAGATATTTTAAGCAGGAGATACTGAGGAGGGTGAGAGATGCTTCCCTTACAGATGCTGAAGCTGCCACTATACAATCTCAAGTCTTATGGGGTGCTTCTTTTCTCTAACTACAGATAACACATTCTTCACAAACAAAAGAGCTTCATTTATTTATGTTGTACATAAAAAGTTTAATAGTCCAATGCTAGGTTTTGTTGTACATGTAGTATCATTCTATCATTCTACAACCATGTCCAATCTTATCACTTACTCCTTCGGGGGTTTAATCCACAGGGAATGGGATAATGCCTTATTCCATCATCTTTCTATCATCCCCTTCCCACCTCATCTGTTGCGATTAAAATAAAAGGTGAAAAAAAAGAGGTTGTAACAAGTCTTagcttaagacggtcttaaacaaAACCAATTAAACTTCTTATTAGGAATTCTTTATACAAACAATGGGATCCGCTTTGGCCTAATTTGTGATTATATATAAGGATGCCAACTGCCAAGAACAAAATCACAGCATGAGATCTTTGTGTTTGTTCAAGGTAGCAGCGCACGAAATGACGGCTCAACAATCACACAACTTTGAAAAGTCGTCGGATTGCTCAAACACGTAATTTATAAACAACGTGTTGCAAATATAGAATAGTAAATGGACTCCGAATATTCTTCTGTACTAGTACAATGTTGAGAAATATACGGTGTTACTTGTACACAACAGATGACACGTTCCATGAGAGCCTCTTTGCTGAAACAACTTCAGTATTGGATACCAAATTACCAATGTGACTACAGTTTAAGACGGTAACAAAACTTGTGTTTCTACCTACCGAGTACACTCTATCCATACTCATATTCCTTCAACTACAGCTTTGGGTTCTCGTCTTCCCCAAAGCGCCCTGAATAGGGTGAACAAAGCAATCGATGCGATTTCTGTATGCTCCGAGCTACACGCCTTGATGGATACCTGTCCCATTTTCCGACTGTTTAGATTCCCATTAACTGACATTCTCGTCCCTCTACTTGCCCGCAACTCTGCTTCAAAGCTTCCACCCACCACCAACTCTTTGTTAAAGGACATGACTGTCATTCCCATACTCACCTTATCATTCCTCACCGGGTAATCCTTGCCTCTAATACAAGCGTCAACGCCTCCACCATATGCCACCTGCCCTCCTCCCCCAATCCGACCACCATTCATTAACACTTTCAGCctctttcctataaatagagaATCTTCTAGCTTAGTACCAATGTAATACTTATTTTGGAATGACGTCATACAAACTCCACATTGTGCAACATTGTACTTCACCATCCCCGATTTTGCATGGCTGTGGACTGTGTATATCATATCGCCGCCAGAAGATTGAATGTCCAGACCTGCCGAGTAGGTGGGGCCTCGTGGATCAGTATATGCTGCTGCACACTGTGAGTGAATACTGAAATCATGCTTGTCCTTGCTCATCTGTCCAGACACAGATGCACTTAAATTTCTTTTTATTTCAGAAACTGTCTCTAGGTTTACTCCGTCAAAACCGACATCATGGTCCCACCCATTAGGATCTAGCACGGGCCTCCATAGAAGCTGGTCGCTCGATATAACACCTCGATATCTATATAGCGGAGAATCACAGTCAAAACTCGGAGGGAGTGGTAATTCTGTCAGCTGTCCAGAGTCAGCATATACTTCTGAACTATCAGAATTACCGGCATCAATCACACTATCCTCATCTAGAAGCTTTCTTTCTCGCCTCTTGCGTGATTCTTCCTTCAGCTGTTTCTTCAAAAACAAGGTTTCTCGGTAATCCAGCTCATCGAGGTAATCCTTCTTTTGAGAGTCGGTCAATTTTTCAAACTGAAGCTTTGTGAGAATGCGAATTGGAGGCAATTCATcatattcatcttcttcttcttcacaacCTAAAAGAATACACTCATCAACTTCATCAGCTCCGTCTGCCATTGTAGAGCCTTGGCGAAGGAAAGATGATAGCAGATGAGGGAGAGAAGGAAGGCGAGAGTTACGGGCTGGCCCAAGGTCGATACTATGTTGCAGTCCTAAGAGAGAATTAGCATCACCCAGCACTTTAGTGCATGTACACAATAGCAACAGCTGTTTTTTCCAGACTTGTCCGTTTGGCAAGATTTTGTCACCAACAAGATTGGTCCTGCACATTGAGTGGTTTTCAGCCAGAACTATTGGGTTTTCAAGTTTGGTATCAGATATGGC
This sequence is a window from Silene latifolia isolate original U9 population chromosome 8, ASM4854445v1, whole genome shotgun sequence. Protein-coding genes within it:
- the LOC141597456 gene encoding translocase of chloroplast 90, chloroplastic isoform X2, whose protein sequence is MKSITDWVFARLVSGSLVNPTTLSATGTCVLPPHHHDDFPSSAQRAGNVESQVMTEMPPSSNNGQDAPITPPSHQPLLQHTSHSTASPHTNNLDPLSKIEALQIKFFRILRRFGQSPEDIVVSKVLYRIHLATLIRTGESDLKRVNLNSDKARALAAEQELAAQPLLDFSLRILVLGKTGVGKSATINSLFNHTKAVTNAFMPGTDGIQDVTGSVNGVKVSVIDTPGFWPSSASNARRNKKIMLSIKRYIRKFPPDVVLYLERLDNMGKGYSDLPLFRLMTQVFGSTLWFNTILVMTHAGAVLPEGPNGYPIDYESYVGHCTTLLQHSIQLAISDTKLENPIVLAENHSMCRTNLVGDKILPNGQVWKKQLLLLCTCTKVLGDANSLLGLQHSIDLGPARNSRLPSLPHLLSSFLRQGSTMADGADEVDECILLGCEEEEDEYDELPPIRILTKLQFEKLTDSQKKDYLDELDYRETLFLKKQLKEESRKRRERKLLDEDSVIDAGNSDSSEVYADSGQLTELPLPPSFDCDSPLYRYRGVISSDQLLWRPVLDPNGWDHDVGFDGVNLETVSEIKRNLSASVSGQMSKDKHDFSIHSQCAAAYTDPRGPTYSAGLDIQSSGGDMIYTVHSHAKSGMVKYNVAQCGVCMTSFQNKYYIGTKLEDSLFIGKRLKVLMNGGRIGGGGQVAYGGGVDACIRGKDYPVRNDKVSMGMTVMSFNKELVVGGSFEAELRASRGTRMSVNGNLNSRKMGQVSIKACSSEHTEIASIALFTLFRALWGRREPKAVVEGI
- the LOC141597456 gene encoding translocase of chloroplast 90, chloroplastic isoform X1 — translated: MNSLIDIINHWLALCLFSGRVHQFCKIIISKMKSITDWVFARLVSGSLVNPTTLSATGTCVLPPHHHDDFPSSAQRAGNVESQVMTEMPPSSNNGQDAPITPPSHQPLLQHTSHSTASPHTNNLDPLSKIEALQIKFFRILRRFGQSPEDIVVSKVLYRIHLATLIRTGESDLKRVNLNSDKARALAAEQELAAQPLLDFSLRILVLGKTGVGKSATINSLFNHTKAVTNAFMPGTDGIQDVTGSVNGVKVSVIDTPGFWPSSASNARRNKKIMLSIKRYIRKFPPDVVLYLERLDNMGKGYSDLPLFRLMTQVFGSTLWFNTILVMTHAGAVLPEGPNGYPIDYESYVGHCTTLLQHSIQLAISDTKLENPIVLAENHSMCRTNLVGDKILPNGQVWKKQLLLLCTCTKVLGDANSLLGLQHSIDLGPARNSRLPSLPHLLSSFLRQGSTMADGADEVDECILLGCEEEEDEYDELPPIRILTKLQFEKLTDSQKKDYLDELDYRETLFLKKQLKEESRKRRERKLLDEDSVIDAGNSDSSEVYADSGQLTELPLPPSFDCDSPLYRYRGVISSDQLLWRPVLDPNGWDHDVGFDGVNLETVSEIKRNLSASVSGQMSKDKHDFSIHSQCAAAYTDPRGPTYSAGLDIQSSGGDMIYTVHSHAKSGMVKYNVAQCGVCMTSFQNKYYIGTKLEDSLFIGKRLKVLMNGGRIGGGGQVAYGGGVDACIRGKDYPVRNDKVSMGMTVMSFNKELVVGGSFEAELRASRGTRMSVNGNLNSRKMGQVSIKACSSEHTEIASIALFTLFRALWGRREPKAVVEGI